GGAGTTGATGGCGTGGGGGTGTCGATCCTGAAACGGTCTCCTACTATGGTGCCGGTTTCTAAATCAACAATGCCGCCTTTGATACCGGTGCCGCCAATATCGATGCCAATGACAGTTGTTGGGTGTGAGTGCTTCTTAGACATTCGGGCTCCAGAGATAGAAGTTTTCGGTTCAAATTCGAGTCAGGTACTAAAGGTCTGGCAGGAAGGCGCTGCGCGTGTAATGGGCTGGGATAGTTGCTTGGGCTAGGGCAGCGTCAGGACTTCGGCGCCGGTGGCCGTGACAACCATGGTGTGTTCAAACTGGGCAGTGCGTTTACGGTCACGGGTAACAACCGTCCAGTCATCGCTCCACATGTCCCACTCGATACTGCCAAGGGTGAGCATCGGTTCGATGGTGAACACCATTCCCTCCTCGATGACAGTGCTGTAAGCGGGTGCAGCGTCATAATGCGGAATAATTAAACCCGTATGAAAGGCCTCGCCCACACCATGACCGGTGAAGTCACGCACCACACCATAGCCAAAGCGTTTGGCATATGCAGAGATGGCTCGCCCAATGACATTGATCTGACGTCCTGGCGCCACAGCGCGGATGGCACGGTTCAGTGATTCCTGCGTCCGTTCAACCAGCAGACGAGACTCCTCATCGACATTGCCAACGGTGAACGTGGCGTTGGTGTCGCCATGGACGCCGTTTTTAAACGCCGTGATATCTATGTTGATGATGTCCCCGTCTTCTACAACAGTGCTGTCAGGTATACCGTGACAGATCACCTCGTTGATGGATGAACACAGCGACTTGCGAAAACCCCTGTACCCAAGCGTTGACGGGTAAGCCATGTTATCAAGCAGGAACTCGTGCCCTATCCGATCCAAGGAATCGGTGGTCACCCCAGGGACAATATGTTTGCCAACCTCCACGATGGCTTGGGCAGCAATCTTGGAAGAGATGCGAATCTTTTCTAGAGTTTCCGCATCCTTCACCTCCGAACCCTTGAACGGTGCCGGGCCGGCTTTGCCCACGTATTCGGGGCGGGGGATGGACTGTGGTACGGCCAGCTCGGGGCTGATGATACCGGGAACGAGCTTGCCCAGTGGGGCCGTGGTTGCAGTGGAAGACATAAAGCCATCCTATAAGTTTTTGTCTACGGCGGCAGCCGTAGCCCCTGTAAGTGAACCTGCACGGCCTAAGATGGCAACTGTTGGATTGACCCCGCACAGAGTTGGAGAGCAACATGGCCAAATATTGGTACAACGTGGAAACTCATGAAGTTGAAAAGAATGCACAGTCAGGGTGGAAGTCCTTGATTGGACCCTATGAAACCCGCGAGGAAGCCCAGCAAGCCCTCGCTAAGGTCCAAGAACGCAATGAGATTGCTGATGCTCTTGAAGAAGAAGAAGACTAGTTACCGAACTTTCATCTTTTGCTCCGGTCGTGCCTCGTGCAAGAGTTCAGGTGCTAGAAGGTGTGTTCCGGGCCGGGGAACACACCTGTGCGCACCTCATCGGCAAACTCGCGAGCGGCGTCGGCCAGGACGGTGCGCATTTGCGCATACTGTTTCACGAATTTGGCCATCTTCCCTGTCCGTAGTCCCGCCATATCCTGCCATACCAGTACCTGCCCGGTTGTTGAATTCCCGGCACCGATACCCACAGTTGGCACAGTGAGAGCGGCGTCTACAGCGGCGGCCGTGACGGCCGGGACCATTTCCATCAGCACACAGAACGCGCCGGCGTCAGCTAGCGCCACCGCGTCCTCGATCAAGGCTTGAGCCATATCACCGCGACCCTGCACCCGGTACCCGCCAAGTACGTGCTCACTTTGCGGTGTGAAGCCAATGTGAGCCATCACGGGGATGCCAGCCTGGGTCAACGCACGCACAGTTGGTGC
This genomic window from Arthrobacter sp. TMP15 contains:
- the map gene encoding type I methionyl aminopeptidase, whose translation is MSSTATTAPLGKLVPGIISPELAVPQSIPRPEYVGKAGPAPFKGSEVKDAETLEKIRISSKIAAQAIVEVGKHIVPGVTTDSLDRIGHEFLLDNMAYPSTLGYRGFRKSLCSSINEVICHGIPDSTVVEDGDIINIDITAFKNGVHGDTNATFTVGNVDEESRLLVERTQESLNRAIRAVAPGRQINVIGRAISAYAKRFGYGVVRDFTGHGVGEAFHTGLIIPHYDAAPAYSTVIEEGMVFTIEPMLTLGSIEWDMWSDDWTVVTRDRKRTAQFEHTMVVTATGAEVLTLP
- a CDS encoding SPOR domain-containing protein codes for the protein MAKYWYNVETHEVEKNAQSGWKSLIGPYETREEAQQALAKVQERNEIADALEEEED